Genomic window (Prosthecochloris aestuarii DSM 271):
GGTTCTCTCGACGGCTCTTTCCAGTTTGTCGAGCGTCTTCCCTGGATTTCGCTTGATCTTGGAAATCTGGGATCGCTCAACATCGAGTATTTCCTCGGTGTCGACGGTCTGTCGATCACTATGATCATCCTGACAGCTCTGATTTCAACTATAGGAGTGTTGTCCAGCTGGACAATCAAAAAGCAGATCAAGGGCTATTTCATTCTTTTCAACATCCTCAGCACAGCCATGATGGGATGTTTTGTCGCCCTCGACTTCTTTCTTTTCTACGTATTCTGGGAATTGATGCTGCTTCCGATGTACTTCCTCATCGGTATCTGGGGCGGACCTAACCGTGAGTATGCAGCGATCAAGTTCTTCCTGTATACGCTCTTCGGTTCAGTCTTCATGCTTCTGGTCATGATAGCCCTGTATTTCAGCGTTATCGATCCGGCTACAGGAAACAATACGTTCAGTCTCGTGGCTATGGCCAGCCAGGAAAACTACATCCCGGGTTCAATTCTGGGGCCTGAAAGCGTGACATGGCGCTACGTCGCATTTATCGTTCTCTTTATCGGTTTTGCTATCAAGGTTCCGATGTTTCCTTTTCATACATGGCTTCCCGATGCACACGTCGAAGCGCCGACCCCTATCTCTGTTATACTTGCAGGCGTTCTTCTGAAGCTCGGTACCTATGGTATGATGCGTATCAACTTTCCATTGTTCCCTGAAGTGTTTCAGGCCTCATTGTATGTCATTGGCGTCTTTGGAGCGATCAATATTATTTACGGTGCTTTCTGCGCACTTGCCCAGCAGGATTTAAAGAAACTGGTTGCATATTCTTCAATCAGTCACATGGGTTACGTGCTGCTCGGGCTTGCCGCAGCCAACACCGAAGGTATGACTGGCGCCCTCTACCAGATGTTCAATCATGGGACCATCACAGCCATGCTTTTCCTTCTTGTCGGTGTTATCTACGACCGTGCGCATACCCGCTCTATCGATAAGTTCGGAGGTCTGGCAACCTATATGCCAGTGTATGCCGGTGTTGTCACGATTGCATGGTTCGCCTCGCTTGGTCTTCCTGGTCTGTCAGGATTCATTTCCGAGGCATTTGTCTTTGTCGGAGCTTTCAGCTCAGAGGTGACACGTAATATTGCCATTGTTTCAGTCCTGGGTATCGTTTTTGGCGCAGCGTATCTTCTCTGGTCCTTGCAGCGTATGTTCCTCGGAAAACGTAATCCTGATGCTGTCTATGAACTCCAGACAGGAGATGACGGTCATGAACATATTCATTTTCACGACTGGACCGGTAAAAACGATCTTGACGGCAGGGAATTGACCATGCTTGTTCCTCTTGCTCTTATTATCATCATCCTCGGAGTTTATCCGATGCCAGTTCTCGGATTGATGACGACAAGCATCAATAAGCTGGTCGAAGTGCTTTCACCGGTTGTATTGACTGCTATTAACTGATCGGCGTGAATGAGCGCGGGCAGGGGCTTGATATTCCCTTGTCAAGCCTGTATAAGTGGGGCGGATAGCTGATCGCCCTTTATGAACGACAAAAAATCAAAAATATGTTCGAGCTGCCTTCTGGTGCTGAAATTCAGAATATCATCGCTACGCTGAAGTCAGGTGCGTTGCATTTTCTTCCGGAGATATACCTTTCAGCGCTTTTTCTGGTGTTGATCCTGCTGGACCTTATTTTCAGGCCGAAAAAGCATTATCTACTGTCTGTAACCGCCCTTGTCGGTCTGGCAGGAAGCTTCTACTTCATTTTCCGGCAGCATGCCATGACTGGCAATGAGATCTTCTTTGGCATGTATGCCATCGATGAATTCTCTGTTTTCTTCAAGTACTTCTTCGTCGCCTCTGGTATGCTTACCGTGATGATTTCGATGCCCTCCCTGGAGTTGAATACCCGTGCATCCGGGCTTGGTGAATATTACTCCCTGATCATCGGTATGGTGATCGGTATGGTGATGATGGCATCAGCTACGGATCTCCTGATGATTTTTCTTTCCATGGAGCTTGTCAGTCTTGCTGCATATGTGTTGACCGGCTATATGAAGCGCGAACAGCGTTCGACTGAAGCAGCGTTGAAATACATGATCTACGGAGCTGTTTCTTCAGGACTTATGATCTATGGTTTTTCAATCATTTACGGATTGACCGGCTCGACAAATATCTCAGTGATCAGCCAGGTGCTTATTGACAGAGGCTATGATCCTCTTCTTCTCATGATTGCTTCACTCATGGTGCTTGTCGGTATAGGATACAAAATCGGCGCTGTACCGTTCCACTTCTGGAGCCCCGATGTTTACGAAGGCGCTCCTATTCCTGTAACTGCATTTCTTTCAGTTGCATCGAAAGCGGCCGGTTTTGCACTTCTGATCCGATATTTCTATGTCGCGGTGCCTCATATCGGTGACCCCGGAGCATTTACGCCCGGCATGGATTGGGTAACCATGCTTATGATTCTCTCGGTCGCATCGATGATTTACGGCAACGTTGTCGCTTTGTGGCAGAAAAACATCAAGCGGCTTCTTGCGTATTCATCCATTGCTCACGCAGGATATCTCCTGCTCGGCATTATCGTCATGGACGAGCTTGGTACGCAGGCAACACTTTTTTATCTGGTATCCTATCTCCTGATGAACTTCGGGGCATTTCTTGTCGCTGTGATTATTGCCAATAAAACCGGCAGCGAAAATATTGATGATTATCGTGGTCTGGGCAGAAGAATGCCTCTTGCCGGTGCGGCTATGACGGTTTTTCTGATTTCACTGGTCGGTCTTCCTCCCACAGTCGGCTTCATTGGTAAACTGATGATTTTCTCGGCGTTGCTGGCTAAGGGTTCTGTATTTATCTGGCTGGCTCTTATCGGCATTCTTACCAGTGTTATTTCGCTTTATTACTATATGCTTATACCGCTCAATATGTATTTACGTGAGTCAAAGCAGCCACTGCCTGATACGATCAGTTCAGGTCTTCTGCCAGGAATAGTGACGGCAGGTCTCATGATTCTGACGCTCTATTTCGGTATTTTCTTTACTCCGCTGTCAGACTTTGCCCGTTATGCGATAACTGTTTTTGGCAACCAGCTTTATTAGGACCCTATCTCGATAGGTATGTTGTTTAACCCGCCTGGCAATTGATTGTGAGGCGGGTTTTTTTGTGGAGTTCTTATAAACAATTGTTAAATTAAAATATTAGCCTGTTCTTTCAGAAAAACTTAAAAGTTCTGTAAATGTTGCTGATATGGATTGTATTGATCCTGTTTCAGCTGTAGCAGGAGAATGTGTCATGCAATCAAAACCGACTTATGCAGAGATTTTCCGCCAACGCGGTCTAAGCCGCCGTGACTTTCTGAAGTTCTGCAGTCTTACGACTGTTGCTCTCGGACTCGCTCCTTCCTTTCTGCCCAAAGTTATCCATGCAATGGAAACCCAGCCGCGAACGCCTGTCATATGGCTTCACGGACTGGAGTGTACCTGTTGTACTGAATCCTTTATCCGATCCTCTCATCCAATTATGGCTGATATCGTGTTCAATATGATATCGCTCGATTATGATGATACGCTCAGTGCCGCAGCAGGGCACCAGCTGGAGGAAGTGCGCCATCGAATCATGGAAGAGTACAAAGGACGCTATATTCTGGCCTGTGAAGGTAATGTTCCTATGAAGGACGATGGAGTCTACTGTCTTATCGGCGGGGATTCCTACAAGAATCTGCTCACGGAAACCGCCAAAGATGCTGCGGCCGTTATTGCCTGGGGTGCGTGTGCGACCTTTGGCTGTGTCCAGAATGCTGACCCTAATCCTACCGGTGCTGTGCCGATATCAGAAATTGTTACTGATAAGCCGCTGGTCAATGTGCCGGGATGTCCTCCGATTGCAGAGGTGATGACCAGTGTGATTACTCATTTTCATACATTCGGCACATTGCCGGAACTCGACCGTATGAAGCGCCCGAAAGCGTTTTACGGGACACGAATACACGATAAATGTTATCGTCGTGCATTTTATGATGCAGGCATGTTTGTTACCGATTTCGATGATGAATCAGCTCGTAAAGGGTGGTGTCTCTACAAGATGGGCTGCAAAGGACCTACAACTTACAATTCCTGTTCCAAGACGGAGTGGAACGATGGTGTCAGTTTTCCGATAGGTTCCGGTCATCCCTGTTTTGGTTGTGCTTCCCCCGGCTTCTGGGATAACGGGCCATTTTATAAAAGGCTTGCCGATGTTTCGTTTCTCGGAACGGACACGAATGCCGACAAGATAGGCGCGGTTGCCGTTGGTGCGGCAGCTGCAGGTGCGGCGGCTCATGCAGCGGTGACGGCCGTCAAGAAGAGAAAAACAGGTAACTCAGATGAATCAGTTCAAAACGAGGGTTAAACTATGGCTAAAAAAATTGTTGTTGATCCGATCCCGAGAATTGAGGGTCATCTTCGCATAGAAGCACAAGTCGGTGAGAATAATGTGATTGAGGACGCCTTCAGTACAGGCACAATGTGGCGAGGCATCGAGTTGATACTCAAGGGGCGGGATCCTCGTGATGCATGGGCATTTGCTGAACGAATCTGTGGTGTGTGTACCACCGTCCACGCACTTGCTTCTGTGCGCTGCGTCGAAGACGCTTTGGGGATTGTGATCCCGGATAATGCCCGAATTATCCGCAACCTGATGAATGCTACGCAGCAGACCCAGGATCATCTGGTGCACTTTTATCATCTGCACGCTCTTGACTGGGTCGATGTTGTCAGTGCGCTTAAAGCTGATCCGAAAGAGACGTCACGCATCGCCCAGAGTATTTCCTCCTGGCCGAAATCATCTCCCGGCTATTTCAACGATCTTCAGCAGCGCCTCACAGGCTTCGTTGAAAGTGGACAGCTTGGTATTTTTTCCAACGGTTACTGGGGGCATTCAGCCTACAAGCTTCCACCTGAAGTCAATCTTCTTGCCGTCGCGCATTATCTCGAAGCACTGGAGTTTCAGAAGGAGATCGTCAAGATTCATACCGTCTTTGGCGGCAAGAACCCTCACCCGAACTATCTTGTCGGTGGTATGGCTTGCGCAATAGATCCGAGCAGAGATACGGCTATCAATATGGAGACATTGAGTATGGTCAAAAAGATCATTGACGATACCATGACCTTCATTGATCAGGTCTACATTCCCGATCTCATCGCGATCGCAGGTTTTTACAAGGACTGGCTCTATGGAGGCGGATTGGGCAACTACCTCTGCTACGGCGATTTTCCTGAACGCAGCCTTGAGGATACTTCATCTCTGCTCTGGCCGAGAGGGGCGATTCTTAACAGGGATCTTTCGACGATCTACGATGTTGATCCCCGCGATATGAACCAGGTAACCGAAGAGGTAAGCCATAGCTGGTATTCATACAGCAGCGGAGACGACAAAGGGCTCCATCCCTGGCAAGGGGAGACAACACCGAATTATACCGGCCCGAAACCACCATTTGAACATCTGGATCATGAGAAGAAATACAGCTGGCTGAAAACACCTCGCTGGAATAACCATCCTATGGAGGTAGGCCCACTTGCAAGAGTTCTTCTCCAGTACGCCAAGGGTGATCCCATGATCAAGGATACGGTCAATATGGTTCTCGGTACACTCGATGTCGGGCCTGAAGCGCTCTATTCGACACTTGGCAGGACTGCAGCCAGAGGTATCGAATGTCGGCAGACTGCGGGCTTTATGCTGCATTTCTACAACGAGCTGATCGATAATATTAAAAAAGGGGACTATAAAACCGCCAATACCGAATTGTGGGAGCCATCGAGCTGGCCGTCAGATGTCAAAGGGTTTGGCTATACCGAAGCGCCGCGTGGCGCGCTGGGGCACTGGGTCCATATCAAAAATGAAAAGATAGAAGATTATCAGATTGTCGTCCCTTCGACCTGGAACGCTTCTCCACGGGATGCCGAAGGGAAGGTCGGAGCGTATGAGTCTGCGCTCAGGGGGACACCGATGGCCGATCCGGAAAAGCCCCTGGAGCTTCTCAGAACCGTACATTCGTTTGATCCCTGCCTGGCTTGCGCTTCGCACGTCTTTGATATGAACGGCAACGAGATTACCAAAGTGACCATTGTTTAAAGGGAGGAGATCATGGGTAGAATTATCGAGGAAATCTATGTCTGGAGGCTGCCTGTTCGCCTGTATCATTGGATCAATGCTCTCTGTATATCACTACTTCTCGTTACAGGATTCTACATTGCAGGTCCTGTTCTGATGCCGCCGTCTGGGGAGGCTGTGTCGAGCCATGCTCTGTCGTGGTGGCGTATGCTGCATTTCGGCGCAGCCTTTTTGTTTATCGCCAATTTTCTGTTCAGAATGTACTGGGCGCTCTTCGGCCGTGATCGATATGCGCGTTTCGGCGGGTTCAGACCATGGTCGCCCCGGTGGTGGGGGGAGCCGTTCAAGGAGCAGGTGGCCTCCTATCTCTTTCTGAGGCAGGACGAGCCAAACTATGTCGGTCATAACCCCGTGGCTGCTCTGGCGAATTTTATCTTTATTTTTTGTGGTTCGATTTTTATGATTGTGACCGGAATGGCGCTCTATGGGGAGAACAATCCAGGGGGATTTTCAGATCAGTGGTTCGGTTGGATTATTCCTCTGTTAGGCAGCAGTTACAACCTGCATTACATCCATCACGCCGCAGCATGGATCTTTCCTTTCTATGTCATCATTCATCTTTACGCTGTGTTTCGTCATGATGTGGTTGATCGTACCAGTGTAACATCGTCAATTATTACTGGCTTTAAACACAAGGTGGAAGATGAGCCTTCGCTCGATTAAGGGCAAACATTGTCAAGTGATTACACTGTTGTTGTCTCACGAGACAGGAGACAGGAGACAGGAGACAGGAGACAGGAGACAGGAGACAGGAGACAGGAGACAGGAGACAGGAGACAGGAGACAGGAGACAGGAGACAGGAGACAGGAGACAGGAGACAGGAGACAGGAGACAGGAGACAGGAGACAGGAGACAGGAGACAGGAGACAGGAGACAGGAGACAGCGAAAGATTGCAAAAATACGGAAAATAAATGAATTATTGCTTGTTTTTCTTCGTGAAACGTCGATAGTTTCCTAACGATTAACGATTAACGATTAACGATTAACGATTAACGATTAACGATTAACGATTAACGATTAACGATTAACGATTAACGATTAACGATTAACGATTAACGATTAACGATTAACGATTAACGATTAACGATTAACGATTAACGATTAACGATTAACGATTAACGATTAACGATTAACGATTAACGATTAACGATTAACGATTAACGATTAACGATTAACGATTAACGATTAACGATTAACGATTTCAAAATTTGAACACTATCAATGTTATCGGTCTCGGCAACGTTCTTTTCGGTGACGAAGGGTTTGGGGTCGAGGCTGTTCGTCGTCTGGAAAAGGTCTGCGGAGGACTTTCTGAAAAGATTTCCTTTATTGATGGTGGTACGCAGGGGATATACCTTCTCGATTATCTTGAATCTGCGGATGCACTGCTTATCTTCGACGCCATCATTCCGCTTGAGTTCGAACGCAAGGTCTACGTATACCGCAACGATGAACTTCCTGCTTTTATCTATCGTAAAATGTCCTCACACCAGATGGGGCTTAGCGAACTTCTCTCGGTTGCGCGACTTCACGGCAAGGTGCCGTCAGATATTGTACTGATAGGGGTTCCTCCTCAAGACCTTGAAATGGGTCATTCTCTCAGTCCTGAAATTGAATCGATGATGTGCGATGCCGTTGAATCCGGCTGTGGGCAGCTCAGGGAGTGGGTCGGCGATGATTAAGCAGGGTTATCAAGACGTTCGCTCTTTTCCTGGTAGAGTTTTTCCCTGACAAGGGCAATAATGAATGCAGACACGGGAATAGAAATCAGGATACCTCCTATACCGAAAAAGTAGCCAAAGGTGAAAATGGAGAGGAAAAGGATGATCGGGTTAAGCTGAACCTTGCCACCTACGATTTTGGGTACCATGAAAAGAATTTCAAGCGCCTGGATTGAGAGGTAGGTCAGACCTGCCCATACAAACTGCTCCATAGGGTTGCTTCCAAGAGAGATGACCAGTGAGGTCAGAGCGATAGCCGTCGAGATGCCGATGTAGGGGAGCCAGAGAGCCGCCCCGGAAAGAATGCCGAGCAGGAGCGAGTAGTTGATGCCGATAATTGAAAAAAAAGTGGAGTAAAGCGTTATCTCGATGATCATGACAATAAGCTGCCCGCGGATATACTGATTGAGAATATCTTTGGCCATAGGAACATATCGCCGTATCGACAATGCCGGCTTTTTATTCAGCATTCTGGCCATCGCATCTGAAAAACGGTTGAAATCGTTGAGAAACCAGAATGTCAGAAATGGCAGCAGAATGATTGTCGTAATGGTTGTGATCACCTTGGGAATGCTTTTCCAGAGGGTCTGCGTGAAATTGCTTGCCAGCATTCCTATGTTGTCAAGCTGTTCGTTGATCGACTGGATGATATGTTGTTTGACCGCATCGACATCAATCGAAAACCACGTAAAAATCTCAAAGCTGAATATCCAGTTGATAAATGCCTGCAGGTAATCCGGGATAAGCGGAACGATTGAGCCGAATGCGGTCATCTGTCTGCCGATTTCAGGGGAGAGCAGCGCTACCATCAGCACGATACCGCCTACACCGAAAACGGTTATGAGAAAAGCCGAAAGCAGGCGAGGCATGTTCAGTCTGAGCAGGCCGTTCATCAGTGGCTCGAAGAGAAATGCAAGCACCAAAGCAATAATGAACGGCGTCAGGAGTCCTGAAAGCTCGGAAAAAAGCCATATCCCGAAAAGGATGTTCAACCCCCAGAACAACCGTTCAACAAACTGATTGTCGCGCAGGGGCTGAATAAGGAATACCAGGATCAGGTAAACCAGAAGCGGGGAAAGCGCATCCCTGACTTCAAATCCC
Coding sequences:
- a CDS encoding complex I subunit 4 family protein, with product MLSLIVFLPIIAGLIIVAVPSSQKQVIRLVSLFAALGQCVLAYFIWQGYDPSMPGIIAGPGGSLDGSFQFVERLPWISLDLGNLGSLNIEYFLGVDGLSITMIILTALISTIGVLSSWTIKKQIKGYFILFNILSTAMMGCFVALDFFLFYVFWELMLLPMYFLIGIWGGPNREYAAIKFFLYTLFGSVFMLLVMIALYFSVIDPATGNNTFSLVAMASQENYIPGSILGPESVTWRYVAFIVLFIGFAIKVPMFPFHTWLPDAHVEAPTPISVILAGVLLKLGTYGMMRINFPLFPEVFQASLYVIGVFGAINIIYGAFCALAQQDLKKLVAYSSISHMGYVLLGLAAANTEGMTGALYQMFNHGTITAMLFLLVGVIYDRAHTRSIDKFGGLATYMPVYAGVVTIAWFASLGLPGLSGFISEAFVFVGAFSSEVTRNIAIVSVLGIVFGAAYLLWSLQRMFLGKRNPDAVYELQTGDDGHEHIHFHDWTGKNDLDGRELTMLVPLALIIIILGVYPMPVLGLMTTSINKLVEVLSPVVLTAIN
- a CDS encoding NADH-quinone oxidoreductase subunit N, producing the protein MFELPSGAEIQNIIATLKSGALHFLPEIYLSALFLVLILLDLIFRPKKHYLLSVTALVGLAGSFYFIFRQHAMTGNEIFFGMYAIDEFSVFFKYFFVASGMLTVMISMPSLELNTRASGLGEYYSLIIGMVIGMVMMASATDLLMIFLSMELVSLAAYVLTGYMKREQRSTEAALKYMIYGAVSSGLMIYGFSIIYGLTGSTNISVISQVLIDRGYDPLLLMIASLMVLVGIGYKIGAVPFHFWSPDVYEGAPIPVTAFLSVASKAAGFALLIRYFYVAVPHIGDPGAFTPGMDWVTMLMILSVASMIYGNVVALWQKNIKRLLAYSSIAHAGYLLLGIIVMDELGTQATLFYLVSYLLMNFGAFLVAVIIANKTGSENIDDYRGLGRRMPLAGAAMTVFLISLVGLPPTVGFIGKLMIFSALLAKGSVFIWLALIGILTSVISLYYYMLIPLNMYLRESKQPLPDTISSGLLPGIVTAGLMILTLYFGIFFTPLSDFARYAITVFGNQLY
- a CDS encoding hydrogenase small subunit; protein product: MQSKPTYAEIFRQRGLSRRDFLKFCSLTTVALGLAPSFLPKVIHAMETQPRTPVIWLHGLECTCCTESFIRSSHPIMADIVFNMISLDYDDTLSAAAGHQLEEVRHRIMEEYKGRYILACEGNVPMKDDGVYCLIGGDSYKNLLTETAKDAAAVIAWGACATFGCVQNADPNPTGAVPISEIVTDKPLVNVPGCPPIAEVMTSVITHFHTFGTLPELDRMKRPKAFYGTRIHDKCYRRAFYDAGMFVTDFDDESARKGWCLYKMGCKGPTTYNSCSKTEWNDGVSFPIGSGHPCFGCASPGFWDNGPFYKRLADVSFLGTDTNADKIGAVAVGAAAAGAAAHAAVTAVKKRKTGNSDESVQNEG
- a CDS encoding nickel-dependent hydrogenase large subunit; its protein translation is MAKKIVVDPIPRIEGHLRIEAQVGENNVIEDAFSTGTMWRGIELILKGRDPRDAWAFAERICGVCTTVHALASVRCVEDALGIVIPDNARIIRNLMNATQQTQDHLVHFYHLHALDWVDVVSALKADPKETSRIAQSISSWPKSSPGYFNDLQQRLTGFVESGQLGIFSNGYWGHSAYKLPPEVNLLAVAHYLEALEFQKEIVKIHTVFGGKNPHPNYLVGGMACAIDPSRDTAINMETLSMVKKIIDDTMTFIDQVYIPDLIAIAGFYKDWLYGGGLGNYLCYGDFPERSLEDTSSLLWPRGAILNRDLSTIYDVDPRDMNQVTEEVSHSWYSYSSGDDKGLHPWQGETTPNYTGPKPPFEHLDHEKKYSWLKTPRWNNHPMEVGPLARVLLQYAKGDPMIKDTVNMVLGTLDVGPEALYSTLGRTAARGIECRQTAGFMLHFYNELIDNIKKGDYKTANTELWEPSSWPSDVKGFGYTEAPRGALGHWVHIKNEKIEDYQIVVPSTWNASPRDAEGKVGAYESALRGTPMADPEKPLELLRTVHSFDPCLACASHVFDMNGNEITKVTIV
- the cybH gene encoding Ni/Fe-hydrogenase, b-type cytochrome subunit, with translation MGRIIEEIYVWRLPVRLYHWINALCISLLLVTGFYIAGPVLMPPSGEAVSSHALSWWRMLHFGAAFLFIANFLFRMYWALFGRDRYARFGGFRPWSPRWWGEPFKEQVASYLFLRQDEPNYVGHNPVAALANFIFIFCGSIFMIVTGMALYGENNPGGFSDQWFGWIIPLLGSSYNLHYIHHAAAWIFPFYVIIHLYAVFRHDVVDRTSVTSSIITGFKHKVEDEPSLD
- a CDS encoding HyaD/HybD family hydrogenase maturation endopeptidase produces the protein MNTINVIGLGNVLFGDEGFGVEAVRRLEKVCGGLSEKISFIDGGTQGIYLLDYLESADALLIFDAIIPLEFERKVYVYRNDELPAFIYRKMSSHQMGLSELLSVARLHGKVPSDIVLIGVPPQDLEMGHSLSPEIESMMCDAVESGCGQLREWVGDD
- a CDS encoding AI-2E family transporter gives rise to the protein MHQSASNRNLLVAVITAGALFLGFEVRDALSPLLVYLILVFLIQPLRDNQFVERLFWGLNILFGIWLFSELSGLLTPFIIALVLAFLFEPLMNGLLRLNMPRLLSAFLITVFGVGGIVLMVALLSPEIGRQMTAFGSIVPLIPDYLQAFINWIFSFEIFTWFSIDVDAVKQHIIQSINEQLDNIGMLASNFTQTLWKSIPKVITTITTIILLPFLTFWFLNDFNRFSDAMARMLNKKPALSIRRYVPMAKDILNQYIRGQLIVMIIEITLYSTFFSIIGINYSLLLGILSGAALWLPYIGISTAIALTSLVISLGSNPMEQFVWAGLTYLSIQALEILFMVPKIVGGKVQLNPIILFLSIFTFGYFFGIGGILISIPVSAFIIALVREKLYQEKSERLDNPA